Proteins encoded together in one Marinithermus hydrothermalis DSM 14884 window:
- the aroF gene encoding 3-deoxy-7-phosphoheptulonate synthase: MLLIVKRGVTRDEVEALIREIQRFGFRPHVSEGEETTLIGAVGSSPTPEVMEHFRSLPAVEDVVPISKPYKLASREVKPTPTVLAFPTGQTGGGHFMVAAGPCSVESREQILTAARFVKRHGAQMLRGGAFKPRTSPYAFQGLGEMGLELLAEARAETGLPVVTEVTRPDLVERVAEQADVLQVGARNAQNFALLSEVGQAGKPVLLKRGLSMTLEEFLMAAEYVLAAGNPRVILVERGIRTFERATRFTLDVSAVPVLKSWTHLPVWVDPSHAAGKRAWVLPLALAGVAAGADGLIVEAHPHPEQARSDAAQQLPEPLFATLMQRVRALRAALEPATGEATLAG, encoded by the coding sequence ATGCTGCTCATCGTGAAACGCGGCGTGACCCGCGATGAAGTTGAAGCTTTAATTCGGGAGATCCAACGCTTCGGTTTTCGACCCCACGTCTCGGAAGGCGAGGAGACCACGCTCATCGGCGCGGTCGGCTCCAGCCCCACGCCCGAAGTCATGGAGCACTTCCGCAGCCTGCCCGCGGTGGAAGACGTGGTTCCCATCAGCAAACCCTACAAGCTCGCCAGCCGTGAAGTGAAACCCACCCCCACGGTCCTGGCCTTCCCCACCGGGCAGACCGGCGGCGGGCACTTCATGGTCGCGGCCGGGCCGTGCAGCGTCGAGTCGCGCGAGCAGATCCTCACCGCGGCGCGCTTCGTGAAGCGCCACGGCGCGCAGATGCTGCGCGGTGGGGCTTTCAAGCCGCGCACCAGCCCCTACGCCTTCCAGGGGCTAGGAGAAATGGGCCTCGAGCTGCTCGCCGAGGCTCGTGCCGAGACGGGGTTGCCGGTGGTGACGGAGGTGACACGCCCCGACCTCGTCGAGCGCGTCGCGGAACAAGCGGACGTGTTGCAAGTCGGCGCGCGTAACGCGCAGAACTTCGCCTTGCTCAGCGAGGTCGGCCAAGCCGGCAAGCCCGTGCTCTTAAAGCGCGGGCTGAGCATGACCTTGGAGGAGTTCTTGATGGCCGCTGAGTACGTCCTCGCTGCGGGCAACCCGCGCGTCATCCTGGTGGAGCGGGGCATCCGCACCTTCGAGCGAGCCACCCGGTTCACGCTCGACGTCTCCGCGGTGCCCGTCCTAAAGAGCTGGACGCACCTCCCGGTCTGGGTGGACCCCTCGCACGCCGCGGGGAAACGCGCGTGGGTCCTGCCGCTGGCCCTCGCGGGGGTCGCGGCTGGCGCGGACGGTCTCATCGTGGAAGCGCACCCCCACCCTGAACAGGCGCGTTCGGACGCCGCGCAGCAGCTCCCCGAACCCCTGTTCGCGACCCTCATGCAGCGCGTGCGCGCCCTGAGAGCCGCGCTCGAGCCCGCGACCGGCGAGGCCACGCTCGCGGGGTGA
- a CDS encoding hotdog fold thioesterase has protein sequence MDVLDPEFLERVGLGKTLGIRFLEITPERVVATMPVTPEHHQPFGYLHGGASVALAEHVASTGAQLHCPPGKAAFGMEINANHLRPKRDGAVTAVGTPLFVGRSTQVWEVRIHDERERLVAISRCTLAVVNVDRKPRDA, from the coding sequence ATGGACGTCCTGGACCCTGAGTTTCTGGAGCGAGTGGGCCTTGGCAAAACCCTCGGCATCCGCTTCCTCGAGATCACCCCCGAGCGTGTGGTGGCCACCATGCCGGTCACGCCGGAGCACCACCAGCCGTTCGGGTACCTGCACGGTGGGGCCTCGGTGGCCCTGGCGGAGCACGTGGCGAGCACGGGCGCGCAGCTCCACTGCCCTCCGGGCAAAGCCGCGTTCGGCATGGAGATCAACGCGAACCACCTGCGCCCCAAACGCGATGGAGCCGTGACCGCTGTGGGCACCCCGCTTTTCGTGGGGCGTTCCACCCAGGTCTGGGAGGTGCGGATTCACGATGAGCGCGAGCGGCTCGTCGCGATCTCGCGCTGCACGCTCGCGGTGGTGAATGTTGACAGAAAGCCCCGGGATGCCTAG
- a CDS encoding chloride channel protein produces MSASQVRLLLLLGVLPGLMSGFVTVAFTLALEWVTNAFAYIGPPLAPALGGLAVGLILLYAPETAGAGINKVVEAYHRTAGRLRRRITWAKPLTSVISLGSGGSGGQEGPLVQSGAALGSLLADILRLSEGERRVMVLSGAAGAIGAVFQAPLGGAFFVSEVLYRRLEFETEALMGAILSAITAYAVYGSFFGFHPLFTVSISGEMHPWTLPAYALLGAVEAGAAIAFIALFRFVQGRLEALRLPLWTKPALGGAVVGLIGMGVPGALGVGYGELLRVLETTPPLSWVLLLILAKLLTTSFTIGSGGSAGLFGPSVFIGGMVGIGVGRLAGRVFPGLEGMEAEFMMVGMAAFFASAAKTPLASIIQVIEMSGTYALLVPGLLAGTVSYALSGPRWTLFPAQVPSRADSPVHVGTYLQVGLERLRKAQLTQDLKLEGIPLPDLADLLQLGRPVPLDPHERRFFYTLTLPEGTALAGKALRNAGLPTDILITAVLRRDQVIVPHGDTVLQPGDRLIVISTPEAMTAFREWLEAPVEPRGEA; encoded by the coding sequence GTGAGTGCGTCCCAGGTTCGCCTGCTGCTCCTACTTGGCGTTCTCCCCGGCCTGATGAGCGGGTTCGTAACGGTCGCGTTCACCCTAGCGCTCGAGTGGGTCACGAACGCGTTCGCTTACATCGGTCCGCCCCTCGCTCCTGCCCTGGGCGGGCTCGCCGTCGGCTTGATTCTGCTATACGCTCCCGAAACAGCCGGGGCCGGGATCAACAAGGTGGTCGAGGCGTACCACCGGACCGCGGGGCGGCTCCGCCGGCGCATCACCTGGGCCAAACCCCTCACCTCCGTGATCAGCCTGGGCAGCGGCGGCAGCGGCGGTCAGGAAGGCCCGCTGGTACAGAGCGGCGCCGCTTTAGGCTCACTCCTGGCGGACATCTTGCGCCTCTCCGAGGGGGAACGGCGGGTGATGGTGCTCAGCGGGGCCGCGGGGGCCATCGGAGCGGTCTTCCAAGCCCCGCTCGGCGGCGCTTTTTTCGTCAGCGAGGTGCTGTACCGGCGGCTCGAGTTCGAAACCGAGGCCTTGATGGGCGCGATCCTTTCCGCGATCACCGCGTACGCGGTTTACGGGTCGTTCTTCGGTTTTCACCCCTTGTTTACCGTGTCGATTTCAGGAGAGATGCACCCCTGGACCCTACCGGCTTACGCGCTCCTGGGCGCGGTGGAAGCCGGAGCAGCCATCGCGTTCATCGCTCTATTTCGTTTCGTGCAGGGGCGCCTCGAGGCCCTCCGGCTTCCCTTGTGGACCAAACCCGCCCTGGGAGGGGCCGTCGTGGGGCTCATCGGGATGGGTGTTCCCGGCGCGCTCGGCGTCGGGTACGGCGAGCTGTTGCGCGTCCTGGAAACCACCCCTCCCCTCTCCTGGGTGTTGTTGCTGATCCTCGCGAAACTCCTCACCACCAGCTTCACCATTGGCTCGGGGGGCAGCGCGGGGCTTTTCGGACCGAGCGTGTTTATCGGTGGCATGGTCGGGATCGGGGTGGGTCGCCTCGCGGGCCGGGTGTTTCCCGGCCTCGAGGGAATGGAGGCCGAGTTCATGATGGTGGGGATGGCCGCCTTCTTCGCCAGCGCCGCCAAAACCCCCCTGGCCTCCATCATCCAGGTGATCGAGATGAGCGGCACCTACGCCCTTTTGGTTCCGGGCCTCCTCGCGGGCACCGTGAGCTACGCCCTCTCCGGCCCCCGCTGGACCCTCTTCCCCGCCCAGGTTCCCTCGCGGGCGGACAGCCCGGTGCACGTGGGAACCTACCTCCAGGTGGGGCTCGAGCGCCTGCGCAAAGCGCAGCTCACGCAGGATCTGAAGCTCGAGGGGATACCGTTGCCTGACCTGGCCGATCTGCTGCAACTCGGACGCCCCGTACCCCTGGATCCTCACGAACGGCGGTTCTTCTATACGCTTACGCTCCCGGAGGGCACCGCCCTCGCAGGAAAAGCGTTGCGCAACGCGGGGTTGCCCACCGATATCCTGATCACCGCCGTGCTGCGCCGCGATCAGGTCATCGTTCCTCACGGCGACACCGTCCTGCAACCAGGGGACCGCCTGATCGTGATCTCCACGCCGGAAGCGATGACCGCGTTCCGCGAATGGCTCGAGGCACCGGTCGAACCGCGCGGGGAGGCTTGA
- the truD gene encoding tRNA pseudouridine(13) synthase TruD → MTPELTFDFDRYPYLTADQPGIGGRIRVRTRDFQVEEVPAYPPSGQGEHLFIHLEKEGLTTRQVFEYIRDEMGVPEKLIGVAGLKDKHALTRQWFSIPKSHAPHLPRLERLPGVRVLEAAYHRNKLGVGHLKGNRFAILVRDPEGPPERARAILEALAAKGVPNYYGPQRFGIGGKNPERGYRLVTTGKGRGTPWLKKFLIGSLQSLLFNDWVALRLERGLYDRVVKGDIAKKHDSGGEFRVEDPEAETPRAQRLEISATGPLYGRKYFEATDEARRLEDAVLARYGLAREQFRARKGARRPVRFPLTDWSVEVTGEGVWLRFFLPKGSYATAVLREVMKKNPEAEPLEEEGL, encoded by the coding sequence GTGACGCCGGAGCTGACCTTTGACTTCGACCGGTACCCGTACCTCACCGCGGACCAGCCCGGCATCGGGGGGCGGATCCGCGTTCGGACGCGGGACTTCCAGGTGGAGGAGGTGCCCGCGTACCCCCCGTCTGGCCAGGGCGAGCACCTGTTCATCCACCTCGAGAAGGAAGGGCTCACCACCCGCCAGGTCTTCGAGTACATCCGGGACGAGATGGGCGTTCCGGAAAAACTGATCGGCGTGGCCGGCCTCAAGGACAAGCACGCCCTGACGCGGCAGTGGTTCTCCATCCCCAAAAGCCACGCGCCCCACCTGCCGCGCCTCGAGCGCCTCCCGGGCGTACGGGTGCTCGAGGCCGCGTACCACCGGAACAAGCTCGGCGTGGGGCACCTCAAGGGCAACCGCTTCGCGATCCTGGTGCGGGACCCTGAGGGTCCCCCTGAACGCGCGCGGGCCATCCTCGAGGCCCTCGCTGCAAAAGGCGTGCCGAACTACTACGGGCCGCAACGCTTCGGGATCGGCGGGAAGAACCCCGAGCGCGGCTATCGGCTCGTCACCACCGGCAAGGGGCGGGGCACCCCCTGGCTGAAGAAGTTCCTGATCGGCAGCCTGCAAAGCCTTTTGTTCAACGACTGGGTCGCGCTGCGCCTCGAGCGGGGCCTCTATGACCGGGTCGTCAAGGGCGACATCGCCAAGAAGCACGACTCCGGGGGGGAGTTCCGCGTGGAGGACCCCGAGGCCGAAACCCCACGCGCCCAGCGGCTCGAGATCAGCGCGACCGGCCCCCTGTACGGCCGGAAGTACTTCGAGGCGACCGACGAGGCGCGGCGGCTCGAGGACGCGGTCCTCGCCCGGTACGGCCTCGCGCGGGAGCAGTTCAGGGCGCGCAAGGGCGCGCGCCGTCCCGTGCGGTTCCCCCTCACGGACTGGAGCGTCGAGGTCACGGGTGAGGGCGTGTGGCTGCGGTTCTTCCTGCCCAAAGGCAGCTACGCCACGGCCGTGCTGCGCGAGGTGATGAAGAAAAACCCCGAGGCCGAACCCCTCGAGGAGGAAGGGCTCTAG
- the tilS gene encoding tRNA lysidine(34) synthetase TilS, whose amino-acid sequence MPVMETHALEARFKEALARLCPEGRLLAAVSGGGDSVALLYLLKAAGRDTIVAHLDHALRPDSAADAAFVEKLAQRLGFPLETEHVDVRALAHRKRINLEAAAREVRYAFLARVARRWKARCILTAHTLDDNAETVLLQILRGAGRGLGIRPLQRRVARPLLEFSRAELRAYLEARGARWLEDPTNRSLELDRNYLRHAVLPRITARFPHALEALARFSQAQQADDWALEALSARHLIPDRRWPVPAYRALPLERAPEALRRRAIRGVLEALGVRPEARLVADVEAALGGRAQTLPGGVVVRRQRGTLFFIPPTVRFPKVQPPAGLEARPPRPGDYLVFPYGRKRLVDFLNERGVPRELKRRWPVGAVGAEVRWVYGLWPEPDEDRYMRRALVLARAAARQGEVPIGAVLVRDGAVLAEAANAVEASRDATAHAELLALRTALRRVGEKVLPGATLYVTLEPCPMCYGAILEARVARVVYGVENLKAGAFTVHGLEPRVALEAGRVEGECAKVLKDFFARLRPGRDGA is encoded by the coding sequence ATGCCGGTGATGGAAACGCACGCCCTGGAGGCGCGGTTTAAGGAGGCGCTGGCGCGGTTGTGTCCCGAGGGTCGGCTCCTCGCGGCGGTGAGCGGCGGGGGGGACTCGGTCGCGTTGCTGTACCTGCTTAAAGCCGCGGGACGGGACACGATCGTTGCGCACCTGGACCACGCCCTAAGGCCGGACTCCGCCGCGGACGCGGCGTTTGTGGAGAAACTCGCCCAGCGGCTGGGCTTCCCCCTCGAAACCGAGCACGTGGACGTGCGCGCCCTCGCCCACCGCAAGCGGATCAACCTCGAGGCCGCCGCGCGCGAGGTGCGGTACGCCTTCCTCGCCCGGGTCGCCCGGCGCTGGAAGGCCCGATGCATCCTCACGGCGCACACCCTCGACGACAACGCCGAGACCGTCCTCCTGCAGATCCTGAGGGGCGCGGGGCGCGGCCTCGGGATTCGCCCCCTGCAGCGCCGGGTGGCGCGCCCCTTGCTCGAGTTTTCCCGCGCCGAGCTCCGGGCCTACCTCGAGGCGCGCGGGGCGCGCTGGCTCGAGGACCCCACGAACCGCTCCCTCGAGCTGGACCGGAACTACCTCCGGCACGCGGTCTTGCCGCGCATCACCGCGCGGTTCCCCCACGCGCTGGAGGCGCTGGCGCGTTTTAGCCAGGCCCAGCAGGCGGACGATTGGGCCCTCGAGGCCCTGAGCGCGCGCCACCTCATTCCCGACCGGCGCTGGCCGGTGCCGGCGTACCGGGCGCTGCCCCTCGAGCGCGCCCCCGAGGCCCTGCGCCGCCGCGCGATCCGCGGGGTGCTCGAGGCGCTCGGGGTGCGGCCGGAGGCGCGGCTGGTGGCGGACGTGGAGGCGGCGCTAGGGGGCCGGGCCCAGACCCTGCCGGGTGGGGTGGTGGTGCGCCGGCAGCGGGGCACGCTCTTTTTCATTCCGCCGACCGTGCGTTTCCCGAAGGTCCAACCTCCGGCGGGGCTTGAGGCCCGCCCACCCCGGCCCGGGGATTACCTGGTCTTCCCGTATGGGAGGAAGCGCCTCGTGGACTTCCTGAACGAGCGCGGGGTGCCGCGCGAGCTCAAGCGGCGCTGGCCGGTGGGTGCGGTGGGGGCGGAGGTCCGTTGGGTGTACGGGCTTTGGCCTGAGCCGGACGAGGACCGGTACATGCGGCGTGCGCTGGTCTTGGCCCGCGCGGCCGCCCGGCAGGGCGAGGTGCCGATCGGGGCGGTGCTGGTGAGGGACGGGGCGGTTCTCGCCGAGGCGGCGAACGCCGTGGAGGCTTCCCGGGACGCTACCGCGCACGCCGAGCTACTGGCCCTCCGGACGGCCCTTCGGCGCGTGGGGGAGAAGGTCCTGCCCGGCGCGACGTTGTACGTGACCCTCGAGCCCTGCCCCATGTGTTACGGGGCGATTTTGGAGGCCCGGGTGGCGCGGGTGGTGTACGGCGTGGAGAACCTCAAGGCGGGAGCGTTTACGGTGCACGGCCTCGAGCCCCGCGTGGCGCTGGAGGCTGGACGAGTGGAGGGGGAGTGTGCTAAAGTCCTAAAGGATTTCTTCGCTCGGCTTCGTCCTGGTCGGGACGGGGCGTGA
- a CDS encoding metallophosphoesterase, with protein sequence MRVFAIADPHLSRVNPKPMDIFGENWAGHPEAFFSGWREVVGPEDLVIVPGDISWAMRLEEALPDLEDLAALPGTKVLLRGNHDYWWPSISKLRRALPAGMHALQNDAIVIDGVAVAGTRGWVTPGDREFTEQDQKIYRREVERLRLSLKHLEGQAFDRLIIALHYPPTGPTGEPTGFTELIEQYRPDAVVYGHLHGADARRLIHTWEGIPLYLVAADYLRFRPKQILELP encoded by the coding sequence GTGCGCGTGTTCGCCATCGCCGACCCCCACCTCTCGCGCGTCAACCCCAAACCGATGGATATCTTCGGGGAGAACTGGGCAGGGCACCCCGAAGCTTTCTTCAGTGGGTGGCGCGAGGTCGTCGGGCCGGAGGATCTCGTGATCGTTCCGGGGGATATCTCCTGGGCGATGCGGCTCGAGGAGGCCCTCCCTGATCTGGAGGACCTCGCGGCCCTGCCGGGGACCAAGGTGCTCCTCCGGGGAAACCATGACTACTGGTGGCCCTCGATCTCCAAGCTGCGGCGCGCGCTTCCCGCGGGCATGCACGCCCTGCAGAACGACGCGATCGTGATCGATGGGGTTGCCGTGGCCGGCACGCGCGGCTGGGTCACGCCAGGCGATCGGGAGTTCACCGAGCAGGACCAGAAGATCTACCGGCGTGAGGTGGAGCGGTTGCGGCTCAGCTTGAAGCACCTGGAAGGACAGGCGTTTGACCGCCTGATCATCGCGCTCCACTACCCCCCCACGGGCCCTACGGGCGAGCCGACGGGGTTCACGGAACTGATCGAACAGTACCGGCCGGACGCGGTGGTGTACGGGCACCTGCACGGCGCGGACGCGCGCCGCTTGATCCACACCTGGGAGGGCATCCCGTTATACCTGGTGGCCGCGGACTACCTGCGCTTCCGTCCGAAACAAATCCTGGAGCTACCCTAA
- a CDS encoding regulatory protein RecX, translated as MNEREALDYALRLLSRRMLAERELERRLLKRASPEVVARVLARVRAWGYVDDRAYAEAFVRARAGRWGERKLYQALRARGVAPEAIEAALEASRGDPVAEATHLLRRHAWRHQGDKARAVRYLVRKGYPLGVALEAFERLQLEPEEG; from the coding sequence ATGAACGAACGCGAGGCGCTCGACTACGCCCTGCGTCTCCTCTCGCGCCGCATGCTGGCGGAGCGCGAGCTAGAGCGACGCTTGTTGAAGCGCGCTTCCCCCGAGGTGGTGGCGCGGGTGTTGGCGCGCGTGCGCGCCTGGGGGTACGTGGACGATCGGGCCTACGCCGAGGCGTTCGTGCGAGCGCGGGCGGGCCGGTGGGGCGAACGCAAGCTGTACCAGGCGCTCCGGGCGCGAGGTGTGGCCCCCGAGGCGATCGAGGCGGCCCTCGAGGCCAGCCGGGGGGATCCGGTGGCGGAGGCCACGCACCTCCTGCGCCGGCACGCCTGGCGGCACCAGGGCGACAAAGCGCGGGCGGTGCGGTACCTCGTGCGGAAAGGCTATCCCCTGGGGGTGGCCCTCGAGGCCTTCGAGCGCTTGCAACTCGAGCCAGAAGAGGGGTAA
- a CDS encoding type II toxin-antitoxin system RatA family toxin, with amino-acid sequence MPTVRAEIHIPKPPAEVYAAAKDLEGLKPYLKDVETLKVLEDDGRTSRSEWVASAMGKKVRWVEVEEWDDAGLRNRFYSPEGDFDRYEGTWVFEAAEGGTRVTLTIEYELNLPIFGGLLQKLVKKLMQENAESFLEGLKERCLA; translated from the coding sequence ATGCCCACGGTTCGAGCAGAGATCCACATCCCGAAGCCCCCGGCCGAGGTGTACGCCGCCGCGAAGGACCTGGAGGGCCTCAAACCGTACCTCAAGGACGTGGAGACCCTGAAGGTCCTCGAGGACGACGGGCGGACCTCCCGCTCGGAGTGGGTGGCGTCCGCCATGGGGAAGAAGGTCCGGTGGGTTGAGGTGGAGGAGTGGGACGACGCGGGGTTGCGGAACCGCTTTTATAGCCCCGAGGGGGATTTTGATCGCTACGAGGGCACCTGGGTCTTCGAGGCGGCGGAGGGAGGCACGCGGGTCACTCTGACCATCGAGTACGAGCTGAACCTGCCGATCTTTGGGGGGTTATTGCAAAAGCTCGTGAAGAAACTCATGCAGGAAAACGCGGAAAGCTTCCTCGAGGGCCTTAAAGAACGGTGCTTGGCGTAG
- the cysS gene encoding cysteine--tRNA ligase yields the protein MSLVIYNTLSRRKEAFEPATPGYVGIYVCGPTVYSDPHLGHARGPITYDVLRRWLQHLGYKVRFVSNITDVGHLTDDADEGEDKIQKRAKLERLEPMEVAEKYMWRYFDDMRDLNVLRPDIAPRATGHIPEQIELTQRLIERGYAYERNGSVYFRAAKWPGYGRLSGKRLDELVAGARVAVREEKEDPRDWALWKAADPGHIMRWKSPWGEGYPGWHIECSAMSLKYLGENFDIHAGGIDLQFPHHECEIAQAEAAGYKFARYWMHHNHVLLNGEKMAKSTGNLVVLRELLSRHEPMVIRFYLLQSHYRSVLDFTEEGLEAARRGYTRLLDAYREARRRLEREPEGEHPGLEAALDRLEAEFTEAMNDDLGTPEAIAAFFTFLPELNKALAGRVGKRTLERAVRVFHEFGEGVLGLFPPRVLEARVGGRLLSGLVELLLELREEARRERDFARADAVRARLAELGVIVEDTPQGPKWRLEV from the coding sequence ATGTCGCTGGTCATCTACAACACGCTCTCGCGGAGAAAGGAAGCCTTCGAGCCAGCCACGCCGGGGTACGTGGGGATTTACGTGTGCGGGCCGACGGTCTACAGTGACCCGCACCTGGGGCACGCCCGCGGTCCCATCACCTACGACGTGCTGCGCCGCTGGCTCCAGCACCTCGGGTACAAGGTCCGCTTCGTCTCGAACATCACGGACGTCGGGCACCTCACCGACGACGCGGACGAGGGCGAGGACAAGATCCAAAAACGCGCCAAGCTCGAGCGGCTCGAGCCCATGGAGGTCGCGGAGAAGTACATGTGGCGCTACTTCGACGACATGCGCGACCTTAACGTGCTCCGCCCCGACATCGCGCCGCGCGCGACCGGGCACATCCCCGAGCAGATCGAGCTGACCCAGCGGCTCATCGAGCGGGGGTACGCCTACGAGCGGAACGGCTCGGTGTACTTCCGTGCGGCCAAGTGGCCCGGGTACGGGCGTTTGTCCGGCAAGCGCTTGGACGAACTTGTGGCTGGAGCGCGCGTGGCGGTGCGTGAGGAGAAGGAGGACCCGCGCGACTGGGCCTTGTGGAAGGCGGCGGACCCCGGGCACATCATGCGCTGGAAAAGCCCCTGGGGCGAGGGGTACCCCGGGTGGCACATCGAGTGCAGCGCGATGAGCCTGAAGTACCTGGGGGAGAACTTCGACATTCACGCCGGGGGGATCGACCTGCAGTTCCCGCATCACGAGTGCGAGATCGCGCAGGCCGAGGCGGCGGGGTACAAGTTTGCGCGGTACTGGATGCACCACAACCACGTGCTCCTCAACGGGGAGAAGATGGCGAAGAGCACGGGGAACCTGGTGGTGCTCCGCGAGCTCCTCTCGCGCCACGAGCCCATGGTGATCCGGTTTTACCTCCTCCAAAGCCACTACCGGAGCGTGCTGGACTTTACCGAGGAGGGCCTCGAGGCCGCCCGGCGGGGGTACACGCGCCTCCTCGACGCCTACCGTGAGGCGCGCCGCCGATTGGAGCGCGAGCCGGAGGGCGAGCACCCCGGCCTCGAGGCTGCGCTGGACCGGCTCGAGGCGGAGTTCACGGAGGCGATGAACGACGATCTGGGCACGCCGGAGGCCATCGCGGCGTTCTTCACCTTCCTTCCGGAACTCAACAAGGCGCTCGCGGGACGGGTGGGGAAGCGGACGCTGGAGCGGGCTGTGCGGGTCTTTCACGAGTTCGGCGAGGGCGTCCTCGGCCTCTTCCCGCCGCGGGTGTTGGAAGCCCGGGTGGGTGGGCGTTTGCTGAGCGGTTTGGTCGAGCTGCTGCTCGAGCTGCGCGAGGAGGCCCGGCGCGAGCGGGATTTCGCGCGGGCCGACGCGGTGCGCGCGCGGCTGGCGGAGCTCGGCGTGATCGTGGAGGACACGCCGCAGGGTCCCAAGTGGCGGCTCGAGGTGTAG
- a CDS encoding glycosyltransferase, whose protein sequence is MQVAIVAVGSRGDVEPYVALGAGLVARGHEVRMLAPQGFAELIAPFGLEYLPLGENPRALLEALEVRRAFAAGANPYRFVRELLEVYRAFLPGFLRALEPGLEGADRVVFSTLGFPAYHWAEARGVPAVAAFLQPQTPTAAFPAPFGPSPPFLARCGLYNRFSYVAMEQFAWFLVASQTNRWRRALGLAPLSWRGPYPRLRRGAVPVLYGFSTAVVPRPRDWPDWVRVTGYWRLPLDEGWRPPGELQAFLEDGPPPVYVGFGSMRPPDVRRFTEIVLEALQLAGVRAVLVRGWGGLDPERVPDSVYVLDAVPHAWLFPRVAAVVHHGGAGTTAAGLYAGRPTVTVPFIADQFFWGERVAALGAGPRPVPAKRLAPNALARAIRAAVERFAYRRNAEFLARRLCREDGVMEAVRGVEDLA, encoded by the coding sequence ATGCAGGTAGCGATCGTGGCGGTCGGCTCGCGCGGCGACGTGGAGCCGTACGTAGCCTTGGGCGCTGGCCTCGTTGCGCGCGGGCACGAGGTCCGGATGCTCGCCCCGCAAGGGTTCGCCGAACTAATCGCACCCTTCGGCCTCGAGTACCTCCCCCTGGGGGAGAACCCCCGCGCGTTGCTCGAGGCCCTCGAGGTCCGGCGCGCCTTCGCGGCGGGTGCGAACCCGTACCGTTTTGTGCGCGAGCTGCTCGAGGTGTACCGTGCCTTTCTTCCCGGTTTTCTGCGCGCTTTGGAGCCCGGCCTCGAGGGCGCAGACCGGGTCGTGTTCTCCACCTTGGGGTTCCCAGCCTATCACTGGGCGGAGGCTCGGGGGGTACCGGCCGTGGCGGCCTTTCTCCAGCCCCAGACGCCGACGGCCGCGTTTCCCGCGCCGTTCGGCCCTTCACCGCCTTTCCTGGCTCGCTGCGGCCTGTATAACCGCTTTTCGTACGTGGCTATGGAGCAGTTCGCCTGGTTTTTGGTCGCGTCCCAGACCAACCGCTGGCGCCGGGCCTTGGGCCTAGCTCCGCTCTCTTGGCGCGGTCCCTACCCGCGGCTTCGTAGGGGAGCGGTGCCGGTACTTTACGGGTTCAGTACCGCTGTGGTGCCCCGGCCCAGGGATTGGCCGGACTGGGTTCGGGTAACGGGGTACTGGCGTTTACCGCTGGATGAGGGTTGGCGTCCGCCGGGCGAGCTGCAAGCCTTTTTAGAGGACGGCCCGCCCCCGGTCTACGTAGGGTTTGGGAGCATGCGTCCTCCGGATGTGCGGCGTTTTACGGAGATCGTGCTGGAGGCCCTTCAGCTGGCCGGCGTGCGGGCCGTGCTGGTTCGGGGGTGGGGCGGATTGGATCCCGAGAGGGTTCCAGACAGCGTGTACGTGTTGGATGCTGTCCCCCACGCCTGGTTGTTCCCGCGCGTGGCGGCGGTGGTGCACCACGGTGGGGCCGGCACCACCGCCGCCGGGCTTTATGCGGGGAGGCCCACAGTCACGGTCCCGTTCATCGCGGATCAGTTCTTCTGGGGCGAGCGGGTGGCGGCCCTGGGGGCAGGGCCCAGACCGGTCCCCGCGAAACGCTTGGCGCCGAACGCTCTGGCGCGCGCGATCCGGGCTGCAGTGGAGCGCTTTGCGTACCGCCGGAACGCGGAATTCTTGGCGCGGCGGCTCTGCCGGGAGGACGGGGTGATGGAGGCCGTGCGGGGGGTGGAAGACCTGGCGTGA